Proteins encoded together in one Dechloromonas sp. HYN0024 window:
- the eno gene encoding phosphopyruvate hydratase — protein MSSIVDVVAREILDSRGNPTVEADVLLESGVMGRAAVPSGASTGSREAIELRDGDAGRYLGKGVMQAVENINTEISEAIIGLDAQEQAFIDQTMIDLDGTDNKSRLGANAILAVSMAVAKAAAEESGLPLYRYFGGMGPMQMPVPMMNIINGGEHANNSLDIQEFMVMPVGAANIREAIRCGAEIFHALKKLLNKAGHSTAVGDEGGFAPNLGSHAEALQIIMQAIEVAGYVPGKDVLLALDCAASEFYKDGKYHLAGEGLQLTSAQFVDYLANLADQFPIVSIEDGMSEADWDGWKLLTDRLGDKVQIVGDDIFVTNTRIFKEGIKKGIANSILIKINQIGTLSETFAAVEMAKRAGYTAVISHRSGETEDSTIADIAVGLNAGQIKTGSLSRSDRIAKYNQLIRIEEDLGDTASYPGRETFYNLR, from the coding sequence ATGAGTTCAATCGTTGATGTTGTAGCCCGTGAAATTCTTGATTCCCGTGGCAACCCCACGGTCGAAGCCGATGTCCTGCTGGAATCAGGCGTCATGGGCCGGGCCGCTGTGCCGTCCGGTGCTTCCACCGGCTCCCGTGAAGCTATCGAGCTGCGCGACGGCGATGCTGGTCGTTATCTCGGCAAGGGCGTCATGCAGGCGGTCGAGAACATCAATACGGAAATCTCCGAAGCGATCATCGGCCTCGATGCGCAGGAACAGGCTTTCATCGATCAGACCATGATCGACCTCGACGGTACCGACAACAAGTCGCGTCTCGGCGCCAATGCTATCCTCGCCGTCTCGATGGCAGTGGCCAAGGCCGCTGCCGAAGAATCCGGCCTGCCGCTCTACCGCTATTTCGGCGGCATGGGCCCGATGCAGATGCCGGTGCCGATGATGAACATCATCAACGGCGGCGAGCACGCCAACAACAGCCTGGATATCCAGGAATTCATGGTGATGCCGGTTGGCGCTGCCAATATCCGCGAAGCCATCCGTTGCGGCGCTGAAATCTTTCACGCCCTGAAGAAGCTGCTCAATAAGGCCGGTCATTCCACCGCCGTTGGTGACGAAGGCGGTTTTGCCCCGAACCTCGGCAGCCATGCCGAAGCCCTGCAGATCATCATGCAGGCCATCGAAGTCGCTGGCTACGTGCCGGGCAAGGACGTGCTGCTCGCCCTCGACTGTGCTGCCTCCGAGTTCTACAAGGACGGCAAGTACCATCTGGCCGGCGAAGGTCTGCAACTGACCTCGGCCCAGTTTGTCGATTACCTGGCCAACCTGGCTGACCAGTTCCCCATTGTGTCCATCGAAGACGGCATGTCCGAAGCCGACTGGGACGGCTGGAAGCTTCTCACCGACCGCCTCGGCGACAAGGTGCAGATCGTTGGTGACGACATCTTCGTGACCAATACCCGCATCTTCAAGGAAGGCATCAAGAAGGGCATCGCCAATTCGATCCTGATCAAGATCAACCAGATCGGCACCCTGTCGGAGACCTTCGCTGCCGTCGAAATGGCCAAGCGCGCCGGTTACACCGCCGTGATTTCGCATCGCTCGGGCGAGACCGAAGACAGCACCATCGCCGACATCGCTGTCGGTCTCAACGCCGGCCAGATCAAGACCGGTTCGCTGTCCCGTTCTGACCGTATCGCCAAGTACAACCAGCTCATCCGCATCGAGGAAGATCTGGGCGATACCGCCTCCTACCCGGGTCGCGAAACTTTCTACAACCTGCGCTAA
- the ftsB gene encoding cell division protein FtsB, producing the protein MRWLTVGLLAVIGLLQYPLWVGKGGWLKVWEYDRQLQQQKEVTRKLEIRNAGLDAEVRDLKQGYDAIEERARFELGMVRQDETFVQIPEKVPGK; encoded by the coding sequence ATGCGTTGGCTGACGGTCGGCCTTCTCGCAGTCATCGGCCTGCTCCAGTACCCGCTGTGGGTGGGTAAGGGGGGCTGGCTGAAGGTTTGGGAATATGACCGTCAGTTGCAGCAGCAGAAGGAAGTCACCCGCAAGCTGGAAATCAGGAATGCGGGCCTCGATGCCGAGGTCCGCGACCTGAAGCAGGGCTATGACGCCATTGAAGAACGTGCCCGTTTCGAGCTGGGCATGGTCAGGCAGGACGAAACCTTCGTCCAGATTCCGGAAAAAGTTCCCGGAAAATAA